In Microvenator marinus, one genomic interval encodes:
- a CDS encoding flagellar hook assembly protein FlgD: protein MKLNDVLNANAMAPPKAPKKDLDKDDFLRLLTTQLAQQDPLSPMDNQAFVSQLSQMATVEKLENLSSSMQNMAMAQSANTSAQVVSFIGQDVRVSSSDVVVKDGAVSHGFGFSIEGEASEVEVLVKDKDGRVVRTLTLSGREPGDHSVTWDGKDDNGNTLSDGTYTFSVHAESESGETVATQNYATRTVKGITFADGFPRLLFDENTSASLGEVIEVKTI from the coding sequence ATGAAACTCAACGATGTACTCAATGCCAATGCCATGGCCCCACCCAAGGCGCCCAAGAAGGACCTCGATAAAGACGACTTCTTGCGCCTCTTGACCACGCAGCTCGCCCAGCAAGACCCACTGAGTCCGATGGATAATCAGGCGTTCGTCTCGCAACTCAGTCAGATGGCGACGGTGGAGAAACTCGAAAACTTAAGCTCGAGTATGCAGAATATGGCGATGGCCCAGTCGGCGAATACTAGCGCCCAGGTCGTTTCGTTCATTGGTCAAGACGTTCGAGTTTCGAGTTCTGACGTGGTGGTCAAAGACGGAGCGGTGTCTCATGGATTCGGCTTCTCCATCGAGGGCGAGGCCTCCGAGGTAGAGGTTCTAGTCAAAGACAAGGACGGACGCGTGGTTCGAACGCTGACACTCAGTGGCCGTGAACCAGGTGACCACTCCGTCACATGGGATGGAAAAGACGATAACGGCAACACGCTATCCGATGGCACATACACATTCTCGGTTCATGCCGAGTCAGAGAGCGGCGAGACGGTAGCCACGCAAAACTATGCGACCCGTACGGTCAAAGGCATCACGTTTGCCGATGGATTTCCCCGACTACTTTTTGATGAAAACACCTCCGCGTCGCTAGGTGAAGTCATCGAAGTCAAAACCATTTAG
- a CDS encoding M12 family metallo-peptidase translates to MNRFLMIVIASLGWIACSDDGAKEEPLIILPGTNNDTGSNNANNTIADNNTTGETNNGTTPIEQPPREEIVELLDTELTTGFDGNSVELTFEVPENTISVMVVAVGEYPTYWTLSGWRNGDDSAVVTPGWITSDQGSPSLCLSCPQRISASDGAFAAILPGNPNVAVVPGTHKVNLYSFVQSGFSFSPGTHSAQVQVFARVEAAEPTTGVLDMNLWFTGAEGWTAETAKTDQTFQNLLAEVNRVYAQVNVELGNITYNDVEGDYRVIENLIRSSTDLAEMFEQSARAPQDAVNVFFVDELLQGNGPGGFGVILGISGGIPGPANMLGTSKNGVAIAVKPNPQAPSNSAHVMAHEVGHYLGLFHTSEQNFGGGQQIHDQLVDTPENNMTYLMHNSGAGTTLSPNQGRTMRLNHWMRTGDAQ, encoded by the coding sequence ATGAATCGATTTCTGATGATTGTGATCGCGAGTTTGGGATGGATAGCGTGTTCGGATGATGGCGCCAAAGAGGAGCCATTGATTATCCTTCCTGGGACCAACAATGACACCGGCTCCAACAACGCAAACAATACGATTGCGGACAATAATACGACTGGTGAGACCAACAATGGCACCACTCCCATCGAGCAGCCTCCGCGAGAAGAGATCGTGGAACTCCTCGACACGGAGCTCACCACGGGCTTCGACGGAAACTCCGTTGAACTCACGTTCGAGGTCCCCGAGAACACCATCTCGGTCATGGTTGTTGCGGTGGGCGAGTATCCTACGTACTGGACCTTATCCGGATGGAGAAATGGGGATGATTCCGCGGTCGTGACCCCCGGTTGGATCACCTCTGATCAGGGCTCGCCGAGTCTTTGCCTCTCTTGTCCACAGCGGATCTCAGCCTCGGACGGCGCGTTCGCCGCCATCCTTCCGGGTAATCCGAACGTTGCGGTCGTACCGGGCACCCATAAAGTCAATCTCTATTCCTTTGTGCAGTCCGGTTTCAGCTTCTCGCCGGGTACTCATTCCGCGCAGGTTCAAGTCTTTGCACGCGTAGAAGCCGCTGAACCAACTACCGGTGTTCTGGACATGAACCTCTGGTTCACGGGCGCTGAAGGCTGGACGGCCGAGACCGCCAAGACCGACCAGACCTTCCAGAACCTGCTCGCTGAAGTTAACCGAGTGTACGCACAGGTGAACGTCGAGCTCGGCAACATCACCTACAACGATGTCGAAGGCGACTATCGCGTGATCGAGAATTTGATCCGCTCGAGTACGGACCTCGCTGAGATGTTCGAGCAATCGGCCCGCGCGCCGCAAGATGCCGTGAATGTATTTTTTGTTGACGAGCTTCTGCAGGGCAACGGCCCGGGCGGCTTCGGTGTGATTTTGGGGATCTCCGGTGGAATCCCAGGGCCTGCGAATATGCTTGGAACCTCCAAGAACGGTGTGGCGATCGCGGTCAAGCCGAACCCTCAGGCACCGTCTAATTCGGCACACGTCATGGCACACGAGGTCGGGCACTACCTCGGCCTCTTCCACACGTCCGAGCAGAACTTCGGTGGTGGCCAGCAGATTCACGACCAACTCGTCGACACGCCTGAAAATAACATGACCTACTTGATGCACAATTCCGGGGCGGGCACCACCTTGAGCCCCAATCAGGGCCGCACCATGCGCCTGAACCACTGGATGCGAACAGGAGACGCTCAATGA
- a CDS encoding lysylphosphatidylglycerol synthase transmembrane domain-containing protein yields the protein MLAITGLIVWVLVQQLAGLEDFWEAAKSADPLWLAISLGIMVLAVVAAIFRLQMVLKAMGYPIPFLRATDAIMSTWPLALITPSRAGDLVRAWILRDLCPPMEGSGAVVVERMIDVQSLCLLTLFGSAMVGYWEAFGLALLILLAEWVFVFGIVLNRAYHKIPVIKKKAEKLDRFLHAFGVMRARPSAFLAVNVISIFAWMANVGIVYALLVSLDAGVSWMNTLASWPLALFAGLLPVTVGGMGTRDAGFVMALGLLGPVPEAKVLAASLGYAFVTLGIFSAVGLPFMLNKSIKAGS from the coding sequence ATGCTCGCGATCACAGGGCTGATCGTCTGGGTTTTGGTCCAACAGTTGGCGGGTCTAGAGGATTTTTGGGAGGCGGCGAAATCAGCCGACCCTCTCTGGCTGGCTATTTCCCTCGGGATTATGGTGCTGGCCGTTGTCGCCGCGATTTTCCGGCTGCAGATGGTTCTCAAGGCAATGGGGTATCCCATTCCTTTTCTGAGGGCCACAGATGCGATTATGTCCACATGGCCACTTGCCCTGATTACGCCGTCTCGCGCAGGCGATCTGGTGCGGGCGTGGATTCTGCGCGACCTCTGCCCGCCGATGGAAGGCTCGGGAGCCGTAGTTGTGGAGCGGATGATCGACGTGCAATCGCTCTGCCTTCTGACACTCTTTGGAAGTGCGATGGTCGGCTATTGGGAGGCTTTCGGGCTGGCCTTGTTGATTCTGCTCGCTGAATGGGTCTTCGTCTTTGGGATTGTGCTCAATCGCGCGTACCACAAGATTCCCGTGATCAAGAAAAAGGCCGAGAAGCTCGATAGGTTTTTGCACGCGTTTGGGGTGATGCGAGCTAGGCCTTCCGCATTTCTGGCGGTCAACGTCATCAGCATTTTTGCGTGGATGGCGAATGTTGGAATCGTCTATGCGCTTTTGGTTTCACTCGATGCCGGCGTGAGTTGGATGAATACACTCGCCTCGTGGCCGCTCGCCCTTTTTGCCGGGCTCTTGCCCGTCACCGTGGGCGGGATGGGTACGCGTGATGCCGGATTTGTGATGGCGCTGGGCCTGCTTGGGCCGGTACCGGAGGCCAAGGTCTTGGCAGCAAGCCTCGGTTACGCCTTCGTGACCCTCGGTATTTTCAGTGCGGTGGGGCTGCCGTTCATGCTGAACAAAAGCATAAAAGCGGGCTCATAG
- a CDS encoding alpha/beta fold hydrolase: MWPLKWKIGAALITLVYWCVLAVLAKPAAIGWGLQRAALSLSGTEHAIIETAGGDRISYFEGGEGPTVILVHGLQDHAGGWMQTVGPLMEEHHVLVMDLPAHGESEPSGYKVDPGDPQNFLGRLIKERVPAGEKVTLVGNSLGGFVVVRYALDHPEQVERVVSVNGAGMPYVADRQMFMPSSTGGMRATLRKVMGPDAIMPPDIMLRDFMREGRLRVPRIWDAIEQTPSFRDELSGMQPELEVIWGMDDGLLSPELGREMAALGKGRFHPIENCAHSPQLMCASEFNALLLSLL, translated from the coding sequence ATGTGGCCGCTTAAATGGAAGATTGGGGCCGCACTCATCACCTTGGTCTATTGGTGTGTGCTGGCCGTCTTGGCCAAGCCGGCAGCTATAGGCTGGGGTTTGCAGCGCGCAGCATTGAGTCTTTCCGGCACGGAACATGCCATCATCGAGACTGCTGGCGGTGATAGGATTTCGTATTTTGAGGGCGGCGAGGGGCCTACGGTGATCTTGGTGCACGGCCTTCAGGACCATGCAGGTGGCTGGATGCAGACGGTCGGGCCCTTGATGGAAGAACACCATGTCTTGGTGATGGATTTACCGGCCCATGGTGAGTCAGAGCCTTCGGGATACAAGGTGGATCCGGGCGATCCGCAGAACTTCTTGGGGCGTTTGATCAAAGAGCGCGTGCCCGCCGGTGAGAAGGTAACGCTGGTTGGAAATTCGCTCGGCGGGTTCGTGGTGGTGCGCTACGCGTTAGATCATCCAGAGCAGGTGGAGCGCGTGGTTTCGGTCAATGGCGCGGGAATGCCGTATGTGGCCGATCGCCAAATGTTTATGCCGTCATCTACGGGTGGGATGCGCGCGACCTTGCGCAAAGTGATGGGCCCGGATGCGATCATGCCGCCGGACATTATGTTGCGCGATTTTATGCGTGAAGGTCGTCTGAGAGTTCCTCGGATTTGGGACGCGATTGAGCAAACGCCGTCGTTCCGAGATGAGTTGAGCGGGATGCAACCTGAGCTCGAGGTGATCTGGGGTATGGATGATGGCCTTCTCTCGCCCGAGCTCGGCCGCGAAATGGCAGCACTTGGAAAGGGCAGATTCCATCCGATCGAGAATTGTGCGCACTCACCGCAATTGATGTGCGCCTCGGAATTCAACGCCTTGCTTCTATCTCTCCTCTAG
- a CDS encoding BtrH N-terminal domain-containing protein: protein MKVVSGFEHSPGAHCGSTAMRDLVRWAGLELSEPMIFGLGSGLAFVYLRGEGLSPTRTVMGRGWNLEQCAADRLGVELVERNTDSPEEAWEHVREALEADKPVMLQCDLKELPYWGSRTPFNGHRIVVAGWDEARKIALVADTHFEGLQEVPLEALALSRRSHHGPMGYARHASWTLEGSPVAPGPEAVLKALKINAETMAVESDVAGLGAMRNFADDVGSWIEQPDAAWCYRYAYQVIEKRGTGGGNFRRLYRDYLMEALEFVPAIKEAQLHVGMSRAASAWTTLADRFQLASESQSPDPQVLAHIESLAEAVYQFESMFWDQVEERLS, encoded by the coding sequence ATGAAGGTTGTAAGCGGATTCGAACATAGTCCAGGGGCGCATTGTGGGAGCACGGCCATGCGCGATCTGGTGCGCTGGGCCGGGCTTGAACTCAGCGAGCCTATGATTTTTGGTCTCGGTAGTGGGCTCGCGTTCGTCTACCTGAGGGGCGAAGGCTTGAGCCCTACGCGGACGGTGATGGGGCGAGGTTGGAATCTTGAGCAGTGTGCGGCCGACCGACTGGGCGTAGAACTTGTTGAGCGCAACACGGATAGCCCTGAAGAAGCCTGGGAGCATGTCAGAGAGGCGCTCGAAGCCGACAAGCCCGTGATGTTGCAGTGCGACCTCAAAGAACTTCCGTATTGGGGCTCTCGGACGCCGTTTAACGGTCACCGAATAGTCGTGGCGGGCTGGGATGAGGCCCGCAAGATCGCGCTGGTAGCCGATACCCATTTTGAGGGTTTGCAGGAGGTGCCGCTTGAGGCTCTGGCTTTGTCGAGGCGCTCGCATCACGGGCCGATGGGCTACGCGCGACACGCGAGTTGGACTCTGGAAGGTTCGCCGGTGGCGCCGGGGCCCGAGGCCGTTCTAAAGGCCCTCAAAATCAATGCGGAGACAATGGCGGTTGAGAGTGATGTGGCTGGTCTTGGCGCCATGCGCAACTTTGCTGACGATGTGGGCTCGTGGATTGAGCAACCGGACGCGGCGTGGTGCTACCGATACGCCTACCAGGTGATCGAAAAACGAGGCACGGGTGGCGGAAATTTCAGGCGCCTCTACAGGGATTACTTGATGGAAGCGCTGGAGTTTGTGCCTGCGATCAAGGAGGCGCAGCTTCATGTCGGTATGTCTCGTGCCGCGTCGGCTTGGACAACTCTGGCGGATCGCTTTCAGCTCGCCTCCGAAAGCCAGTCTCCGGACCCTCAGGTGCTCGCCCATATTGAATCGCTCGCCGAAGCTGTGTACCAATTTGAGTCCATGTTTTGGGACCAAGTCGAAGAAAGGCTTAGCTGA
- a CDS encoding flagellar hook protein FlgE, whose protein sequence is MSIMKSMNTGLSGLNANGRAMSMIGDNIANVNTTGFKAGRLNFSDVIGNTMLGIGDGVSAGSVQQLFDQGALDMTGQVTDLAIAGGGFFVVRGEVNGESTEFFSRAGQFVIDQEGFISSPQGLRLQGYGVDDEGRVLSRTGDLQVGQLTSPPQATSELKLELNLDSSAEVLTDPWDPANPAATSNFSSSTTLYDSLGNPVQAEVYYRKTADNQWEYRVLVDGESVQGGTPGTPSEIGDGTLEFNTDGELVAHTPNAMNFQPVGATQPQDLALVFDKTTQYSGASTQRRASQDGWAAGEIRDLRIDADGSIVGVFSNGQESALGQVALANFEAPHELERAGGNLYKQTPKSGDPLVGVASSGGRGAIISGALEASNVDLAHEFVKMIAAQRGYQANSRTISTSDQMLQEVMNIKR, encoded by the coding sequence ATGAGCATCATGAAGTCGATGAATACGGGACTTAGCGGCCTCAACGCCAACGGCCGAGCCATGTCCATGATCGGGGATAATATTGCGAATGTGAATACAACCGGGTTCAAGGCTGGACGTCTGAATTTCTCGGATGTGATCGGCAATACGATGCTCGGTATTGGAGACGGAGTCAGCGCTGGGTCGGTACAGCAGCTCTTCGACCAGGGCGCACTTGACATGACCGGTCAAGTCACTGACCTCGCCATTGCGGGCGGTGGGTTCTTCGTGGTTCGAGGCGAAGTCAACGGTGAGTCCACCGAGTTCTTTTCGCGCGCCGGCCAGTTCGTAATTGACCAAGAAGGGTTCATCTCCTCACCACAAGGTCTTAGGTTGCAAGGTTATGGTGTGGACGATGAGGGGCGTGTACTCTCGAGAACGGGAGACCTGCAGGTCGGCCAGCTAACGTCGCCCCCACAGGCAACTTCCGAGTTGAAGCTGGAGCTCAATCTGGATTCGAGTGCCGAGGTCTTGACTGATCCTTGGGACCCCGCGAACCCTGCTGCGACGAGCAATTTCTCGTCTTCAACCACGCTTTATGACTCTCTCGGTAATCCGGTTCAGGCGGAAGTCTACTATCGAAAAACGGCCGATAATCAATGGGAATATCGAGTCCTTGTGGATGGAGAGAGTGTGCAGGGTGGAACGCCCGGTACGCCATCGGAGATCGGTGACGGAACGCTCGAGTTCAACACGGACGGTGAGCTCGTGGCCCACACACCGAATGCGATGAACTTCCAACCGGTAGGTGCCACCCAACCCCAAGATTTGGCCTTGGTCTTTGACAAAACAACGCAATACTCCGGGGCGTCGACTCAGCGTCGAGCCTCCCAAGATGGGTGGGCGGCCGGCGAGATTCGTGACCTTCGGATCGACGCGGATGGCAGCATTGTCGGTGTGTTCTCGAATGGTCAGGAGTCGGCACTCGGACAGGTTGCGTTGGCGAATTTCGAAGCGCCTCATGAGCTCGAGCGTGCCGGCGGAAATCTCTACAAGCAAACGCCGAAAAGCGGCGACCCGCTCGTCGGTGTGGCGTCTTCGGGCGGGCGTGGGGCCATCATCTCCGGGGCGCTGGAGGCCTCCAATGTGGACCTGGCCCATGAGTTTGTGAAGATGATCGCGGCCCAGCGAGGCTACCAGGCCAACTCGCGCACCATCTCGACCAGCGACCAGATGTTGCAAGAGGTTATGAACATCAAGCGATAA
- the kynU gene encoding kynureninase has protein sequence MLPSFRDEFLLPRHTDGTPAVYLCGNSLGLQPRGVKEAMHQELEDWANYGVEGHFHAKNPWVSYHEPFRRPLAHVLGAKELEVAALGTLTNNLHLLMVSFYRPTKERFKIVIEAGAFPSDQYAVDSQARFHGFDPKEAVVEFKPREGESTLRTEDVEEYLEKEGDQVALVLFGGVNYYTGQAFDIARITAATHAAGAVSGWDLAHAAGNLHLKLHEWGVDFATWCSYKYLNAGPGAASGIFVHEKHFDEDLPRFQGWWGHDPDTRFKMTREFKPARGADAWQLSNAPVFNMVALKVSLGLFEAATMPALRERSVALTSALLEALPQNDSYEVITPRDPKDRGSQLSFRVPKGRSLFEKLSAAGVICDWREPDVIRIALAPLYNDFDDVERFVSILSTLA, from the coding sequence ATGCTCCCCTCATTTAGAGACGAATTCTTGTTGCCTCGGCACACCGATGGCACACCGGCGGTCTACCTCTGCGGCAACTCCCTTGGCTTGCAGCCTCGTGGCGTTAAAGAGGCCATGCACCAGGAGCTCGAGGACTGGGCCAATTACGGTGTGGAAGGCCATTTCCACGCCAAAAATCCATGGGTGAGCTACCACGAGCCATTTCGTCGCCCGCTGGCGCACGTGCTCGGAGCCAAGGAGCTCGAGGTGGCGGCTTTAGGTACGCTCACAAACAACCTGCACCTCCTCATGGTCTCGTTCTACCGCCCCACTAAAGAGCGGTTTAAGATCGTGATCGAGGCCGGCGCGTTTCCCTCAGATCAGTACGCAGTGGACTCCCAGGCGCGATTCCATGGCTTTGACCCGAAAGAAGCCGTCGTAGAATTCAAGCCTCGAGAAGGCGAGTCGACGCTTAGAACTGAGGACGTCGAGGAGTACTTGGAGAAGGAGGGGGACCAAGTTGCGCTCGTTCTCTTCGGTGGTGTCAACTACTACACGGGCCAGGCCTTTGATATCGCGCGCATCACTGCGGCTACCCACGCGGCTGGCGCCGTCTCAGGATGGGACCTGGCCCATGCTGCCGGAAACTTGCACCTCAAGCTTCATGAGTGGGGCGTGGATTTCGCCACCTGGTGTTCCTACAAATATCTGAACGCCGGGCCGGGTGCCGCGAGCGGCATCTTCGTGCACGAGAAGCATTTTGATGAGGATCTACCTCGTTTTCAGGGTTGGTGGGGGCACGATCCGGACACACGCTTTAAGATGACGCGTGAGTTCAAACCCGCACGCGGCGCGGATGCCTGGCAGCTCTCGAACGCCCCTGTCTTCAACATGGTGGCGCTTAAGGTTTCGCTCGGGCTTTTTGAAGCCGCTACGATGCCGGCTCTTCGTGAGCGCTCGGTCGCACTGACGAGCGCTTTGCTCGAGGCACTGCCACAAAACGATTCCTACGAGGTCATCACCCCTCGCGACCCCAAAGACCGCGGCTCGCAGCTCTCGTTCAGAGTGCCGAAAGGGCGTTCTCTTTTTGAGAAACTCAGCGCCGCCGGCGTGATTTGTGATTGGCGCGAACCAGACGTGATTCGAATCGCGCTCGCGCCGCTCTACAACGATTTTGATGATGTGGAACGATTCGTCTCGATTCTGAGCACCCTGGCATAA
- a CDS encoding flagellar hook-length control protein FliK, whose amino-acid sequence MQDLRIQSNEPQPSRPEVKRKPEKDFNPELEEAKKAEKKPLKTQKEKKSEPESMSAEVLAEMLLNVLTKAPEKSTEKIAQADGGKKIPLLNSERNKVPPAKTPVKTAVEANQPTEVKTPLSSAPLQDGQGAKVLATLTVAQPNQPLQVEAPPQVSTHLSGHEVRMETALRFEHAATPASNLVEVREFKSTKSGGETQMRLDVDGEKVELRLSVKDGVAQVSMRTIRPEVAKLIQDSVHELVAGLEAQGLEVSVDVSQDEGAHAEKVAHNVQEEGENHAEAPKEQRWHYMAIRGRIYVVA is encoded by the coding sequence ATGCAAGACCTTCGAATCCAATCCAATGAGCCTCAACCCTCGCGTCCTGAAGTCAAAAGGAAGCCGGAGAAAGACTTCAACCCCGAGCTTGAGGAGGCGAAAAAGGCCGAGAAAAAGCCATTGAAGACTCAAAAGGAGAAAAAGAGCGAGCCGGAGAGTATGAGCGCTGAGGTCTTGGCCGAGATGCTCCTCAATGTGCTTACCAAAGCCCCAGAGAAATCCACGGAAAAGATTGCCCAGGCTGATGGCGGAAAAAAGATCCCCCTTCTGAATTCAGAGCGGAACAAAGTTCCGCCCGCGAAGACACCTGTGAAGACAGCCGTAGAAGCGAACCAACCTACCGAAGTAAAAACGCCTCTTTCATCCGCACCCCTGCAAGATGGGCAAGGCGCTAAGGTGTTGGCAACGTTGACGGTCGCTCAACCTAACCAGCCGCTCCAGGTTGAGGCGCCGCCGCAAGTATCGACGCATTTATCTGGACATGAGGTTCGGATGGAGACTGCCTTGAGGTTTGAGCACGCCGCTACGCCCGCCTCCAATCTGGTGGAGGTTCGAGAGTTTAAGAGCACCAAATCTGGCGGCGAGACACAGATGCGCCTCGATGTGGACGGTGAAAAGGTCGAGCTCAGGCTGAGTGTTAAAGACGGGGTGGCTCAAGTCTCTATGCGCACCATTCGACCCGAAGTCGCCAAGCTGATTCAGGACAGTGTGCATGAGCTTGTCGCGGGACTTGAAGCGCAGGGACTCGAGGTCAGCGTAGATGTCTCGCAAGACGAAGGAGCTCATGCCGAAAAGGTGGCCCACAATGTGCAGGAAGAAGGGGAGAACCATGCCGAGGCGCCGAAAGAACAACGGTGGCACTACATGGCCATTCGCGGCCGGATTTACGTGGTTGCATGA
- a CDS encoding HEAT repeat domain-containing protein, whose amino-acid sequence MKKFYTFCVVLGCMAPFSASAQDVPKPDVVVPQAESRLLGMLRSIDEVFTASQLEAAHPNAKAFLKARVQDSSEQLYVRKRALTLLSNYKDAETLVFLESAQTLDQEELRAMAVYTIGVNWGVDDPERAFAAARDGVKDSSLYVREWSVRALGWNVSKRAEELLKELRSNAELNKLVERSERRRKGL is encoded by the coding sequence ATGAAGAAGTTTTACACATTTTGCGTAGTTCTAGGATGTATGGCTCCTTTTTCGGCCTCGGCACAAGACGTGCCAAAACCAGACGTGGTGGTTCCTCAAGCTGAGTCACGATTGCTCGGTATGTTGAGAAGCATTGACGAGGTCTTTACCGCTTCGCAGCTTGAAGCGGCGCACCCGAATGCGAAGGCTTTCCTTAAAGCCCGCGTGCAAGACTCGAGCGAACAACTCTACGTCAGAAAGCGTGCGCTGACCTTGCTTTCAAACTACAAAGACGCTGAGACCTTGGTTTTCCTCGAGTCCGCTCAGACGCTGGACCAAGAGGAATTGCGCGCGATGGCGGTCTACACCATCGGCGTAAATTGGGGCGTAGACGACCCTGAGCGTGCGTTCGCCGCCGCCCGCGACGGCGTGAAGGACTCGAGCCTCTACGTGCGCGAGTGGTCCGTCCGAGCATTGGGCTGGAACGTGTCTAAAAGGGCCGAAGAGTTGCTCAAGGAGCTTCGAAGTAATGCCGAACTGAACAAACTTGTGGAGCGCTCTGAGCGGCGTCGGAAAGGACTCTGA